The following DNA comes from Plasmodium vivax chromosome 11, whole genome shotgun sequence.
CCAGATAGGTAGCTATACAGATAGCCAGATAGGTAGCTATACAGATAGCCAGATAGATAGCCGCACAGATAGCTAGCTTGATAGGCACTACACCACAGCAGGGTGAAAAACCTTCCTATTCTGAGCGAAGCAAACAATGCGCGACCTTCGATTTGAAGTTCTGCTCAACTTGCGCAACGCATCGCGGGAAacgcttcttcaaaatggactGGGTGGAGAGGGGTCACgttggaagaggaggatcTGGAGAAGGGGATGCAAAAGGGTGGGAAGCGGGTAGGAATTACGCGCATTTACACTCCTATTGCGGTAGGAGCAGAGCTTAGAATTGTAATGGCGGGGATGAACCCACACTGCTATACACCGGGGTACCCTGGTGCGTTATCGCCCCCACGTATGCGCTCTCACTGTACCTATGGGTGGAAGGGAGGTATAGCCGCTCTCGCTCTCGCTCTCGCTGCCGCTCTGCCGCTCTGCCGCTCTGCCTTCACGGGCTGGTAAAACCACTGTGTATTTTTTCGTGCCCTTTTTATCATCCAAACGGTATGCAGGTGCCGGGGTGGGTCCTTCTCCGGGATGGCTGATCGGTCACATGCGGGCGTGGAAGTTGCTAAGGCAAGGGCTCACGCGTATGCTCATAAGGATGCTAAGGAAGATGCCCACAAGCTTGCTCACGTATGCGAGTGTACTCCTGTACATGCGCGGACGATCGGAGTGCTTGGCTGGGTGAGGTGAATACAAAGTACGAAGCGCTCCGTTTGGGGAGGCCGATTGGTGGCGGGGTggttttataaaacaaacTGGGGCGAAACCGTGGGCGCGCAAGCACATgctccaatttttttgtttttttctctgttcCTATGCTACTCTAAGTTCAAAAGAAAGAGGCGAAGGATACACTAGGCATTTGCAAGTACTCGAAAGTGCACGGGGAGGCGAGCGTGTTCTCATGCGGGGGATATACCTGCGGGCGTACAGGGGGGGTGCGCGTGAGTAGCCGGTTGGCGGTAAAGCAAAGTAGCGTGCGCCGTGCGCGGAAATGTTCGCTAGTACGCCTGCGAGCGGAAATGTACGTTCGTTCGCTCGCACAGAGTAACGTTCGCTTGTAAGTTCGTACAGAGTAATGTACGCTTGTACAAAGTAGCGTTCGCATGTACAGAGTAGCGTTCGCATGTACGCTTGTACTTACGTTCCGCACAGCATCTGTTCAGTTTTGCTTTCACATATTGTcgtggggagggggggaccATTCAGGCGAGTCGCACAGGTGAAGGCGTGGAAAtgttcgaaaaaaaaaaaaaatatagcgaAGGGTAAGAAgtaaaagaagaggaagaagaaaagggagcaaaaaaaaaaataaaataaataaataaaataaataaaatagagaGGAGTCCGGGGGGCCAAATGAGCGATCGTTATAATGCCGTACTGTGCTGCGCTGCGCTGTGCTGTACTATGCTGTACTGCGCAATGCTATGCTACGCTACGCTGCGCTACCCATGTAATCACCCACGCGGCAACTAAAAACGCAGTAAAAGCTAAATTtgcaaaggaagaagcagaagaggaagaaaaaaaaaaaaaaaaaaaaaaaactattcgTATGTACATAACAACTTGTACACCATTGCGTcgtttttacctgaacacgTGCAGGTGAAAATTTACGCCGCGCGAGTACATTTGCAGAATGGTTGATTAGGGGAGCGCCCTCCGCGTGAGCGTGCAGGCATAAAGGCGCGCATATAGTGGCCCAGTCTTGTACACAAGCCGTGTACCTATGTGGTATGCACTTGCGCTCTACGCATTTACTCTGCCTACGCATTGCGGAAGCAAAATAGGAAGTTCTGGTGAAGGTTTCCCCCCGGGTGAATGCGCGCAGGGGAGTTATAAATAAAGGCATTCGCTGCGCCACGCAAATGTGCGCCGTGCGCCTCGTGGTGTACCAAAAAAGTATATGTACAGGCATGTGCCAAGTGGGTGTACGTACACTGCGTGCCTACCTACTGCCCCCCATGAGCGTTCACTCCTGGGTGTATGTACACAGCTTGGCAGCCAAATGGCAGATGCGGCcgggaaccccccccccccccccaactATTAGCAGTGCGACCTAGGAGGCTGCAAGTGCATTTCACTGGGGGGCTACCCTACACGTACATATACCTTTGGTGCATGTCCGCTTCGATTATAGGTGTTAAGAAAATTCCCCTGCACAACGCCCCCCGCGGTGGTGAAGCGTTAAAGTGATCGAGTGGTAATGGCAAAGGAACCAGATGAGTGTTCCTTTTCACCTGTCGGGTTGCTTCCCCTTGGCGAAACGGTCTAGTAAGAAGGTGCTGCTAATTCTTTCGTTGGAGAAGGGGACCGAACAATGTAACCTTCCTACGTTTCGCGTTAAGACATGCTACGCATTGTGGCAACTTCGCAGTTCGATTTGACGTCACTGTGGaggcctcccccttttgacgaCCAGCACAGTGGCAAGTGGGCCTTTCGATCAGGCGGTAAAGAAAACTCCCAAATTGTGTTGCTATCACCCAGGGGGATGAAAAAGCACAGCAGCATACCCCCTTTGAGGGCTAACTTTTACGCACACAAAATaggcgcaaaaggggggaaaaaaaaaagggagcaatTGTCCAAGGTTCTCACACCCTCCCAAAAACGTTAGCtgatgcgtttttttttttttttattttgtcttaAACTTTACTGAGAGGAAAATCAACCCAAGGAAGTGCAACCCTACCCAACCAGTGGTGCATCTCATAGAGCATTTCTATGCTACCCTTAAGAAAGACATTACTACTTGATTGGGTGCCTGCATTCTGTCTGTGTTGTTTTCCCATGTAGACATCCCTCCATCTTTTCCCACACGGTGTGTAAAAAGGAGGCGAAATGAACCTCTTGGCTTCCCTCTGGGGAAGTACCAAATGGTCCGCATAGGTCGTCCcgttttattaaaaacaatTGAAGCTTTGGGGGTCTATTCAAAATAaccgttttgcaaaaaaaagacaaaaaagacaaaaaaaggagcaacatGTGCGTAGAAGAGGCAGACGAAATGATGCACATAAGTAGTAATCGCCATGTGGAGTAGCGGCAAGAGCGTCCATGTGCAAACGGAAACAAACAAATCAACCAGAAATCATACAGTGAGACGATGCCGGGGAGTGGCAAAGGGGTGGGGGCTCTCCTCCACACCGCAAAGAAAAAGTGCTGCGAAAAAgataggcaaaaaaattatatgaaaaatagaCAGCCGCAAATTGAAGCCAAATGTGGAATCCTTCAgcgcaaaaagaaaaaaaaaaaaaaaaaaaattacccatCAACCATTAGCCTCTATCTGCTAACCGCTAACCGCTAACCGCTGAACGTGTGCGTGTCCTCCCGCCTATTTGTTCTTTATGAGGTAAATCTCAAATATTTTGTTCAGGTAGTTATTCAAGTGCTTGATGCTGGACACGACTGAGATTTGgcacctgcggggggaaaaaaataaaataataaaaaataaaaaataaaataaaatcacaTCAAATGAAATCACATCAAATGAAACCACATCAAATGAAATCACATCAAATCACATAAAACCACATCACATCAAATAAAAAGCGCGCCGCCTGCGCGACGGTGGCCCGTTCGGCGTACCCTTTCATTTCGTGCCTAATTTTGACgagaattaaaattttgttttcgcTTTCCGTGGCGGGGAAGTGTATGTAGCCGGAGGCGCAGATAAGCGAGCCgatctgcgggggggagaagtggcacGGTGGGGTGGCAGAGATGGTGGTGTTGCAGCTGATGGTGGGGTGGCAGAGATGGTGGTGTTGCAGCTGATGGTGGTGGTGCAGCTGATGGTGGTGGTGCAGCTGATGGTGGGGTGGCAGAGATGGTGGTGTTGCAGCTGATGGTGGTGGTGCAGCTGATGGTGGGGTGGCAGAGATGGTGGTGTTGCAGCTGATGGTGGTGGTGCAGCTGATGGTGGTGGTGCAGCTGATGGTGGTGGTGCAGCTGATGGTGGTGGTGCAGCTGATGGTGGTGGTGCAGCTGATGGTGGTGGTGCAGCTGATGGTGGTGGTGCAGCTGATGGTGATGGCGACGGGGATGACCCCTTGGACGATGCCTCGGCGCGCGCATGCACCCTCGCGAGGTAccttcaaaatgtaaaagttaAACGCGTTGATGAGGTAGTTGAAGAAGTACTTCTTGGAGAACTTGGGGACGCCCATTACGATGTCCTCGTTGTGCACCTGCGTGAGGGCCTTCCAGTAAATCTTGAAGGTGGCctcgttcattttgttctcctTGATGAAGCGCGTGATCAGGATGGGCAGCTTGGACGACAGGCTCGCGTTCTGCAAGGGGGAAAGCAGCGGGGGAAAGCAGCGGGGGAATGCGGTGGGGGAATGCGGTGGGGAGTGCAGCAGGGAGTGCATCTAGTCATGTGTGCGCTCCGTTGGGGGGTGCCCCCCGCTCACGGGCACACCGCTCACCCCACTTACCGCCGAGCTCGTGGTCAAGACGTTGAAGTAGATGCTGGGgatgttgtaaaaaatgtccGCGATGGTGATGCTGATTTTATGGACGTACACCCCGTCGGGCTCAATCTTCTCGTTCATCGCCATTTGGGCCTCCTTGATGTTCATCTGCTCGCACTCCTCAATGCGGATGCtgcggtgaagaagcgggagggggggggagaaatgaagtggaaaaatgaagtggagaagtggaagaagtaaCTGCAGAGTGGCAGCGCTAACGTTGGATGAGCCGCTCCAACGACGGCTGAACCGCCCCAACgaccgctacaccgctacaccgctacaccgccCCAACGGAGGCTGCCCCACCTCGCCAAGTTGACCAGCGCCTTGGAGATGTTCTTCACGTAGAAGGTGAGGACGGCCCGGTTCTCCTGGTACTTCTGCTTTATGAGGATGGAGAGGACGCTGTTCTTAAAGAAAAGGGACTTGTCCAAGAGGCAGGCGTTGAACCAAAGGTCGTTAACGTTGTTGGCCTTCTGCAGGCAGAGCGACTTAAAGAGCTTGGCATTATCATCCGCCTGCTCACTGGTATTTTTTGCTTTGTGGGTGGAGAGGGAGGAGGATTTCTGGGATTTCGCGGAGGAGGCCGCGGACCCGTTGCTCACTTTTCGTCTGACTCTGCCGCTGTAGCTTCCATCggaggaggtggaggaggagcccTTGTGGCGGCTGTAGTCGCTTCCGCTGTCGTAGTTGTCCTCGTTATCGTCCTCGTTGTCCCTGCCGTCTTTGCCGCCTTTTTCCTTGTAGTTGTGCTCGTGCCTGCCGGCCGGCTTGGCCCTCTGTGGGGGCCTCTCCAGCTTGAGCGAGCTGTCCTTTTCGTTGAAGTCGATCACGGCgtgcctgcgggggggggtggcAATGGTGTGGCAAATGTGAGGGTATACGGATGGGCGAACGTGGCAAATGTGAGGGTATACGGATGGGCGAACGCGGCAAATGTGAGGGTATACGGATGGGCGAACGCGGCAAATGTGAGGGTATACGGATGGGCGAACGCGGCAAATGTGAGGGTATACGGATGGGCGAACGCGGCACCGCGCACGGCAGCAACCGCTCCGTGGCAACCGCTCCGTGGCAACCGCTCCGCGGCACCGCGCTCGGTCGCTTCTTGCCACCCACTTGTTCTTCTCCAGGAGGCGCTTGATGAGGAAGTTCTCGTGCACCTTCTTGGTGTGGTAGAGGGGCATGCCCTTGAGCAGGTAATTCAGCACACCGGCGTTGTTCAAATTGCAGAGGTTGAGGAACTCACAGGCCCTGGTCTGCAGCTCCAGGTCCGCGTGGCTGATGCAGTTGGTGAGGATTTTCTTAACCGCCGACATGAGCTTGCTCTCGTAGAAAACCATCTTCATGATGGCCATCAGAATGACACACTTGGTGTTGGACGACCCGAGggtgaaatatttttctaaaatttttaGCTGGCTGCTCATGGGCACTTTATCCTTTATGAGGTGCCCAAAGGACCCGATGATGTAGGAGCACAGGTCTATGAGCAATTCAATTTTTGTGTATCGGTCGGCTAGGTACTTGTAGCACTTCATCGCCGCGTACGTTTGCACCTTCTGTTCCTCCTTAGATTTGGTGCAATCCGCAGAGGTGGTAGCAGTGGTGCTCTCCTTCTTGGACGGCTTGGCCGCTTTCTCACGTGAGTCTCCCTTCTCTCGGCCGTCCGCCCCCTTATCCGGTTTGTCTCCCCCCTTGTCCGCTTGCTCCCCTTCCACGAAGCCAGTGACGATCTGAACCAAGCGGAACCACACCTCTGGGAAAATATTCCTGTGGGTGATTTCTATCATCTTGAATATGACGTCAATGTACCAGGACAAATCTGGGGAGAAATTCTCCGCGAGGATGGATATCTTTATTATGACTTCGTTTTGTATGTAGGGGTCTATGTAGGGCAGGTGGTGCAGAAAAACATTGATGAGGAGCTTCCAATTGGAGCTATTACACATGTTAAAGAGGATATTAAACGTTTGCAACTTGATGGTAATGTCATCGTTGTTAAGGAGGTTTATAAGATGCATGATGTGGTTTTCCAGCAAGCTATAAATTTTTaggttcatttttaacttggCGAGGCTATTCAGAATGACATAATTAATGTTAGCCTTCTTCGAATCGAACGAATTTGTGATGAGACAGAGAATGATGTCCCTGTTTCGGTCCTCGATTTTGTTGCCGAGGAAATTTTGCACACTGCAGCACTCGTAGATGATGGCGTACTCGATGTAGGTGGTGCTCTTTTCGTTGCGCAGCTCCTCCTTGGACTTCTTGGCCCCCATGTAGAAGCTGTTCTTGGAGAAGCTCTTCCTGAAGAGGTTCCTCCTGCCCGGGTTGCCTCCCGCGGCGTGCCTGCTGCGGGGGGCGCCACCAGCAGCGGGGCCACGTCCAGCAGCGATGCCACTTCCAACAGGGGCCCCTACCTGGCGGGCCGCCTCAAAGCCGACCCTGCCCTGCAGCTTCTTAAACGGTTTGCTAACAATGCGGTAGAGAATATCATTAATGTTGTTGACGGTGCTCTGGGACAATCCCTGCAGGTCGTAGAGCTGCACCATCTGCAGGCACTTAATCAGCAGGAAGGGGTACCTGAACTGGCTGTAGTAAAACCCCTCAtcgatttttaaattctcaTCCAAAATGAGGTACAGCACGTTTAAGATGAAGTGAATATACTtgttaatgtattttttgacctcataaaaatttacctcATCAAGGTTGAAGCTGCACTGAGAGTCGATTTCCAAAATCTTGTCTACTCGCTTCAAATCGTTGTAGACGAAGCTCTGCTCGTTGGAGAGGGAGGAGCTGTTGTGTTTGTGGTACCTCTTCCGTTTTACTTCGTCCTTTATGTTGAGCGAGATGATTCGCCTGCTGCTGAGGTAGCCGAGGTTGCCGACGCTGCCGAGCCCGCTGGAGTTGCCGACGCCGCCGAGGTTGCTGTGGTCCGCCTTGAGGTCCTCCCTCTTGCCGGGGTGTTCATCCCGCCGGTTGCCCCCCCCGTTGGAGGAGGCATcctcgtcatcatcgtcatcttCCCCATCATCGTCATCTTCCCCATCatcctcgtcttcctcctcctcgtcgtcctcctcttggtcgcccccccccgggtGGTCCTCCCCGTTGAGCCCCCCGTGGGCCTTGCCCTCGaagcgcttcttcctcctgcgCTGCTGCTTGCTCCGGTACGTCTGCATAGCCtcgtatttttgaaaaaccaAAATGATCACGTATATCAAATTGAGGTAAGCAAAAACGTTAAACATGTTAACTTCGTTCAAATTTTGAtctaaaaatttgaagatcTCCAATTCGGTTTTGCTCTTCAGTAGGAGGTCATGTCTCTTCTTGTATATATTTGCCAAACAGAGGAAGGCCTTCTTCCGGATGTTCggtttgtaaatataatttgaCGTAACGATGTGGAGGATATCCTCGTACATATTTTCTATTAACAGATCATTTATCTTTTGGCTAGCGAAATGTAGGGCCAGAAAATTCACCTTTTCGTCGTTGCTCTTCAGGTCTAGCTTAATTGTGCTTATCATCATGTGGAGCATTTCGCTATTTTCGTTCACCAGGAGGGAGAGCGCTGTGTAGCCACAATACTTGTCACTGAAGTTAGAGCTGCTCATCAATTTGATGATGTCTAGGTAGGAGAGCGAAATGCCGTAGCCCAGGATGTGGCAGTAAATCAGCTTCCATAtgtacttcttccttttgtaaTTGCTCATGTTCTTTTCCGTaaactttttctttatcttaATTATTTCCTGCAGCACCGTTTTCTCCTCGTCCTCCGCGCACTTGCAGTTCCGGATCTCGTCGATGAAGCAGTACAGCCCCTTGATGCTGTGCTTCATCATCTTGCGGGGGAGCGAAGGAGCGGCGAGTAAGCGGTAAGCGGATACGCGGCGAAGCAGCGAAGCGGAGAAGACGCAGCGCGGGCGAGGCCGCTGCGGCGGTGGTTGCCTTGGTAGCGCCGTCGAGTGGACGCCTTGGTAGCGTCGTCGAGTGGCAGCTTGGTAGCGTCGTCGAGTGGCAGCTTGGTAGCGTCGTCGAGTGGCAGCTTGGTAGCGTCGTCGAGTGGCAGCTTGGTAGCGTCGTCGAGTGGCAGCTTGGTAGCGTCGTCGAGTGGCAGCTTGGTAGCGTCGTCGAGTGGAAGCCTAGCTAGCGTCGTCGAGTGGAAGCCTAGCTAGCGCTGCTACCTCCGTAGCGTTGGCTCCCTTCGCCGATCTCGCCCCTGTCTCTCGCCGCCGGGCGAACCTTCATTTACCCGCTCGCCCCCTTTCTGCGCGCAGtgaggggaaaagcaaaatgaaaaaaaaataaaacgcacaaaaaatcacacaaaaaaaaagggatgccTTACGGGGTGACACTATAGCTGGTACTTTTGTATCTTTCGGCTATCCCCCCTGCTGCTTCCTCATCAatggaaatgtaaaaaaaggcgaaaagtggccttccttttcgtttagGGACTCCCGCGCGTCATGCCGCCGAAGGAGAGAACTCGCGCAAAGTTGGCGAAGCGCTGCGTGCGGAGTGGAGCAAGCCGGGAACGGAACAAAAATCGGGTCGTGCGCGCGGCATACGTTTGCTCAGTGCGCGCTGCCACACGGGTACTCCTCATGCGCGTTGCCTGCGCGCTCCTCCCGCTGGAAATTTGCGAGACGGTAAATTGGGGAGCGGTAAAAAGCAGAGCGGTAAAACGCAGAGCGGAAAAAAGCAGAGCGGTAAAACGCAGAGCGGTAAAAAGCAGAGCGGAAAAAAGCAGAGCGGTAAAACGCAGAGCGGAAAAATTGCAACGCAACAAAACTGCAACGAGCGAATTGGGAGAGATCCCTGGCGTTGGACCCACTGCGTACCCTCTCCctgttaacatttttttttaatagcgCAGCGACTGGGTGGGACTCCTGCACGCGCGGGGTAGCAGGCAAATGGGCATATGAGCAGCGCAGCATATGCTGATGCaaacaaacggggggaatCATACGAACTGGCGTTCTCCACGCAGTCGCCCAAATTGTGTAATATAGGCAAACAGGGGAGGACAAAACGAAACAGATATGATGGGGGGGATCCCCTTATGGGGGAACCTCAAAGGTGTTCCTAATTTTTGCTGAGGGTTGCGCCATCATTTGGAAGCTTTGCTTGTTATCTTAGTTGCGGGTGAATTTTTcaccctccccctttggagtgAAAAGTAGCCGGTGTTCTTATCTCTCCGTCGCGTCCGCAGACCTGCGATCAGCCCAACGGGTGATGTGCTTCCACTGGGGCAGCGGCGCGACCGTTCCGTGTCAACCTGGTAGTACCTGCTCTCCTGTCAGCTCCCACAAATGACTATCCACTGCACCGTCTCGCTTTCACCAAAAACGGTTATGAGAACTACCCAACAGATGAGCAGCTTCCTCTAATAGAAGCGTTCATTTGGTTTTGCCCCTCAACAGAGCTGGTGAGATAATCTGAAGAGGATACACGCGGGGCGAGCTCGTTTGGCAAAGTGCAATAACCAAATGGGTGAGTGTAAGAATGACCAGGTGAGCCACCACACTGTTGGTTCATTTCGTTGTGTTCGCCAAGAGGGCAAAGCGGGGCAAGGAAAGGCCCAGGTATATCCCCCTTGGGTGCTACTTAAATGAAAGCAAGATGGCACCCCTAATgctgcacacatttttgtggaGGGCACACgaaaatattcctttttcgGGTACCCCCTATCGGCTATGCACACGGAGAAGGAAAGGCCAAAGCAGGGATGGCCTAACCAGTGGCAACCTTTCCTTCCGGGGAAATGAGACCCCTACTGTAGTGACGTCTCATGTGTATGCAGCTCTTCCTAAACGGTTGCACTTGGGTAAGCCGCGAACTGTGGTGATGTCGTGGTGGCGAGCAAGCGGTCTGGGCCGCGCGGGAAATGGAAGAACATGGGGGACACATAAAGCAGTGCCGCATacgggggaggaaaagagCCGCTTATCCTGGTGCTGAGCTAACCCTCACCCCACCCCTCTACATCGCATGCACAAAACTGCTCCATCACATATGACCCAAATAAAGGAGGAGCAACCTCGACGCGGTTCCCACATGATTGCTTGGCCATACAATGAGGGCGAACCCGTAGGAACTGATAAGTGAACAAACGTACGTACCAGCGTAGGGCACACTGCGGTCCGCAACAGTGGGGGGAATTCCCCTTAACGAGGGGGATGCAAAATGTATAGGCAGCCCCCCCACAAAAGCGCCCTTCTACACGCACAGGTGGGCAAACGCGCAGGTGGACCACTGGGCAGCGTCCCTCCAGCCGCCGCCTACAACGTACATCccaagggagaaaaaaaaaaaaaaaaaaaaaaaaattcacaaaatgggggagatgCCACATTTGGTGAAGGCACATACGAATGACGTTggtgtagaaaaaaaaaaaaaaaaaaaaggagccttCGCGAAAGTCGTGGCGACGCAAAAGTGTTAACCTAATGTGAAGTGGCTGAAAATATCCCCAGCTGAATCTCCCAAGTATTACCAGCCGTGACGTGGggccttcaaaaaaatacgcTGCACGGGTGggcagggaaaaaaggaggaggtcCGAAAGGTAGAAAAAAACGGGTACGGAAAAGAggcagaaaaggcaaaaaaggagccaaaaaaataagcaaaattatataaaaaaaaaaaaaaacaatcgAGTGAGAACGAGCGAAACTAAAGCAAACGCGAACGAGTAGATAGAGGACTTCCCCACCCACATTCGTTGTTGCTCGCCGCCACGTCGAAAAATAACATGCGAGAGtagcccccctttttgtgtacCCGCCGTTGCGTCCCCCCGAGGGAGTGACCCACTGTTATCGCCAAATTGGTACGCGGCTATGTGAGCGCAGGGGCCGGacgaaaaagtaaaaaaataaaacaagtAGAAGGAGCAgcggagggagaagcagcagaagtAGAAGCCGAGGAAGCCGAAGTAGGAGAAGCCACCCCGCGGTTTCGAGCACGATTGGAAGGCACCCGGCACTGGGGAGACTTCCCGACGGCGAAGGCGAGCCGCCCCCCGGTGCGACGAGGAGGCCACGGCGGAGAGCAAAAACCACGACGCGTAGGCAGACAGGCGGGGGCGAAGTGAGGAGGAGTAGCAGACTCGCCCGTGGACGCGACGCGCCGGGGAGGGGCATACGTGTacacgtacatgtacatgtacatgtacatgcgcGCTAACTGCAAGGCGGCTAACTGCAAGGCGGCTAACTGCGAAGGCGGCTAACTGCGAAGGCGGCTAACTGCGAAGGCTGCTAACTGCAAAGGCGACTAACTGCAAGGGCACCCACCTGCACATGCACACCTAACTGCAAGGCCGCCTAACCGCAAAGGCATCCACCCCCGCACAGACCCCCCACACACCTGCGTAACTATGGAGATTGCGGGACTGGGGCTGCTGCACAGATGGCGAAGAGAAAGAGGAGAGCAGGCAGCGAAATGGAGGTACCCCTTCCGGGAGGCCCTGAAAAGGGGCAACGCGGCTTTATGGGGGAGGAGTGGCAGGTCTAGCCGCATAACCTTTTGTGATGATAAACCAAGCGAATTGCCCatagaaggggaaaaagggacccTACCAGATATCGATgaagaagggaagaaaaacaaaatgaacgacGATGATCCAAATGCATTGAAGGAGCAAGCCAACTCTCCTTTCACAAATTCATTTGACGCTCCAAATGCATTGCTCTTTGAAAATTTGAACAAAGAATACAAGTTCATAACCACACAGGATAACTTTGATGGGTTCCGATTTGAAGTAGACAAAAGCGTAAACAAATATTTACAGTCGACTCATACGCTGTTCCTTGGCACGACCCTAAGGGACGTCGGGTACTTGTACCAGTTTGGGGCCAACTTCACAAACAGTGATAACAGCTTGCTGATGATCAGCAGGGTGAACATAGATGGCAGCGTGAATGGGAGGTTTTGCAAAAGAATAGATAACCAGATCGACTGCAAACTCAATTTTAATACCTATGCGAAGAATGATCAAAGAAATATGTACGAAATGGCTGTAGAGGTTAATAAGCCTATTTACACATACAGCGTGAAAACCATTTGGCAGGGCACGTGGATCTTTAACTCGTCCTACACACAAAtgttaagtaaaaaatttcaagCGGGGGTAGACTTAACATATATCGCGTCGAACTGTGCTTCTATCGGATCGTTTGGGCTTCGGTACAACCACAAAAATAATGTCGTGTCTATGCAAGTGGTGAGACAGCCCAATTTTAAGTCGCCTGAATTTATGCTTAACCAGACAcacttatataaaattcagTACGCGAAGAAAGTGTCCGATCGGTTATCCTTGGGGACCGAACTGGAGGTCACTCCGGAGACCAAGGAATCCGCCATGCGTCTGGGCTGGGACTACTCCTTTCGTCATGCGAAGGTGCAGGGCAGCATCGACACCAGTGGGAAGATTGCCGTGTTCACGCAGGACTACTCGGGCTTTGGGGTCAGCGGGTACATTGACTACCCGAACAACGAGTACAAGTTTGGCTTCATGATGCACATCGCCCCCTCGCAGGAGCAGCCCGTGCAGCCGGTGCCGTAGCGCGCGAGGGGTAAGCGGTGAAACGGCACATGGAGGGGTAAGCGGTGAAACGGCACATGGAGGGGTAAGTGGTGAAACGGCAC
Coding sequences within:
- a CDS encoding mitochondrial import receptor subunit tom40, putative (encoded by transcript PVX_113990A), which codes for MEIAGLGLLHRWRRERGEQAAKWRYPFREALKRGNAALWGRSGRSSRITFCDDKPSELPIEGEKGTLPDIDEEGKKNKMNDDDPNALKEQANSPFTNSFDAPNALLFENLNKEYKFITTQDNFDGFRFEVDKSVNKYLQSTHTLFLGTTLRDVGYLYQFGANFTNSDNSLLMISRVNIDGSVNGRFCKRIDNQIDCKLNFNTYAKNDQRNMYEMAVEVNKPIYTYSVKTIWQGTWIFNSSYTQMLSKKFQAGVDLTYIASNCASIGSFGLRYNHKNNVVSMQVVRQPNFKSPEFMLNQTHLYKIQYAKKVSDRLSLGTELEVTPETKESAMRLGWDYSFRHAKVQGSIDTSGKIAVFTQDYSGFGVSGYIDYPNNEYKFGFMMHIAPSQEQPVQPVP
- a CDS encoding alpha adaptin, putative (encoded by transcript PVX_113995A), which produces MMKHSIKGLYCFIDEIRNCKCAEDEEKTVLQEIIKIKKKFTEKNMSNYKRKKYIWKLIYCHILGYGISLSYLDIIKLMSSSNFSDKYCGYTALSLLVNENSEMLHMMISTIKLDLKSNDEKVNFLALHFASQKINDLLIENMYEDILHIVTSNYIYKPNIRKKAFLCLANIYKKRHDLLLKSKTELEIFKFLDQNLNEVNMFNVFAYLNLIYVIILVFQKYEAMQTYRSKQQRRRKKRFEGKAHGGLNGEDHPGGGDQEEDDEEEEDEDDGEDDDDGEDDDDDEDASSNGGGNRRDEHPGKREDLKADHSNLGGVGNSSGLGSVGNLGYLSSRRIISLNIKDEVKRKRYHKHNSSSLSNEQSFVYNDLKRVDKILEIDSQCSFNLDEVNFYEVKKYINKYIHFILNVLYLILDENLKIDEGFYYSQFRYPFLLIKCLQMVQLYDLQGLSQSTVNNINDILYRIVSKPFKKLQGRVGFEAARQVGAPVGSGIAAGRGPAAGGAPRSRHAAGGNPGRRNLFRKSFSKNSFYMGAKKSKEELRNEKSTTYIEYAIIYECCSVQNFLGNKIEDRNRDIILCLITNSFDSKKANINYVILNSLAKLKMNLKIYSLLENHIMHLINLLNNDDITIKLQTFNILFNMCNSSNWKLLINVFLHHLPYIDPYIQNEVIIKISILAENFSPDLSWYIDVIFKMIEITHRNIFPEVWFRLVQIVTGFVEGEQADKGGDKPDKGADGREKGDSREKAAKPSKKESTTATTSADCTKSKEEQKVQTYAAMKCYKYLADRYTKIELLIDLCSYIIGSFGHLIKDKVPMSSQLKILEKYFTLGSSNTKCVILMAIMKMVFYESKLMSAVKKILTNCISHADLELQTRACEFLNLCNLNNAGVLNYLLKGMPLYHTKKVHENFLIKRLLEKNKHAVIDFNEKDSSLKLERPPQRAKPAGRHEHNYKEKGGKDGRDNEDDNEDNYDSGSDYSRHKGSSSTSSDGSYSGRVRRKVSNGSAASSAKSQKSSSLSTHKAKNTSEQADDNAKLFKSLCLQKANNVNDLWFNACLLDKSLFFKNSVLSILIKQKYQENRAVLTFYVKNISKALVNLASIRIEECEQMNIKEAQMAMNEKIEPDGVYVHKISITIADIFYNIPSIYFNVLTTSSANASLSSKLPILITRFIKENKMNEATFKIYWKALTQVHNEDIVMGVPKFSKKYFFNYLINAFNFYILKIGSLICASGYIHFPATESENKILILVKIRHEMKGCQISVVSSIKHLNNYLNKIFEIYLIKNK